From the genome of Bacteroides sp. MSB163, one region includes:
- a CDS encoding DUF6340 family protein — protein sequence MTKYSYSLLVCCVLLFSGCQSIEQLSIDYMLPAEVSFPSALRRVAVVNNMPPIPDNKLILEEKDEKKKDETEIARKTKYFNGDAKIATESLAEAIANENYFDEVIICDSALRAHDMIPRESTLSKDEVEKLTQSLGADFLIALENVQMRSTRKIEYLPEWGVYAGTLDLKVYPTVKVYLPQRNGPMVTVNASDSIFWDHAAPSMAQAGAGLISEKEMLREASEFAGTIPVNHMLPHWKTASRYLFTGGSVNMRDAAVFVREENWDKAIELWKQTYEKKKKGKQKMYAAYNIALGYEMQDSIHTAEEWALKAQKVAYDVDKIDEKKTQEGVDLMDIPNYFAITRYLNELQERKEGMTRLNAQMERFKNDF from the coding sequence AACTCTCCATCGACTACATGTTGCCGGCGGAAGTCAGCTTTCCGTCCGCCCTCAGACGCGTAGCTGTGGTAAATAATATGCCACCTATCCCGGATAACAAGCTAATTCTGGAAGAAAAAGATGAGAAGAAAAAAGATGAGACAGAAATAGCACGCAAGACAAAGTATTTCAATGGGGATGCCAAAATTGCCACGGAATCATTGGCCGAGGCAATTGCCAACGAGAATTATTTCGATGAAGTGATTATTTGCGACTCTGCCTTGCGTGCCCATGATATGATTCCCCGCGAAAGCACCCTTAGCAAAGACGAAGTGGAAAAGCTCACCCAAAGTCTAGGTGCGGACTTCCTGATTGCCTTGGAGAACGTACAGATGCGCTCCACCCGTAAAATCGAATATTTACCGGAATGGGGAGTATATGCAGGTACGCTTGACTTGAAAGTATATCCTACCGTAAAAGTGTATCTGCCCCAACGCAACGGTCCGATGGTGACAGTCAACGCCAGCGACAGCATCTTCTGGGATCATGCAGCTCCCAGTATGGCACAGGCAGGCGCAGGACTCATCAGTGAAAAAGAGATGCTGAGAGAGGCTTCCGAATTTGCCGGCACTATCCCCGTGAACCATATGCTGCCACATTGGAAAACAGCTTCCCGCTATCTCTTTACAGGCGGTTCCGTAAATATGCGTGATGCCGCAGTCTTTGTCCGCGAAGAGAACTGGGACAAAGCTATTGAACTTTGGAAGCAAACCTATGAGAAAAAGAAAAAAGGAAAGCAGAAAATGTATGCCGCCTATAACATTGCCTTAGGATACGAAATGCAGGACAGTATTCATACAGCAGAAGAATGGGCCTTGAAAGCACAGAAAGTAGCATACGATGTAGACAAAATAGACGAGAAGAAAACTCAGGAAGGCGTGGACCTCATGGATATCCCCAATTACTTCGCAATAACCCGTTACCTGAACGAATTACAAGAGCGAAAGGAGGGAATGACCCGGCTGAACGCCCAAATGGAAAGATTTAAAAATGATTTTTAG